In the Corynebacterium gerontici genome, one interval contains:
- the rpmH gene encoding 50S ribosomal protein L34, which yields MAKGKRTFQPNNRRRARKHGFRTRMRTRAGRAIVAARRQKGRAKLTA from the coding sequence GTGGCAAAGGGAAAGCGCACTTTCCAGCCCAATAACCGTCGTCGCGCTCGTAAGCACGGCTTCCGCACCCGCATGCGTACCCGTGCTGGTCGCGCTATCGTGGCTGCACGTCGCCAGAAGGGTCGCGCAAAGCTCACCG